The following are from one region of the Oenanthe melanoleuca isolate GR-GAL-2019-014 chromosome 23, OMel1.0, whole genome shotgun sequence genome:
- the LOC130262235 gene encoding discoidin, CUB and LCCL domain-containing protein 1-like isoform X4, protein MCCWQLQAPPGTSLLLAFGDVDLEPSEHCALSSLLLTDPQTGTAYGPYCRNSVPSAPLLVTNSSTVTILFNSTSHRSGRGLLLSYATSQHPDLVSCLVRGTHYTQEHVSSSRMGSRAGCKDIHGDIWGNPSQGYRDTSVLCKAAVHAGVIADELGGQVTLSREKGITLYESAFANGLRSKRGSLSEKRLIFHKVCDDVLEVVTFNASSWWHEVGMLGQDQDWVAERAALSTTGHSWAAEPDAKAAWLELDLGIRRNVTGIITKGSSEHHNYYVTSYQVSSSRDRKNWRPYRGSSGQEEKVFEGNADSQGEVSNAFIPPIVARYIRVIPQSWHQHIALKVALVGCQVARVRTPRPYVPSVPKEVLEPTSHPASHTPIPGIALDPEKADSTLLVMLLIGGFVLFCSCLLLLAFLCHRKRKSAAELNCGITKGYPKLESSQVCSLQSLSASSLASFPTAAMPGDLSRTHSPEYAEPDLVQVSPCSQTGASTFKPVLEEGYTLPLVVSHYDVPGKHHEYAEPLPPEPEYAMPFSEPEPAGMHHSTCSITGPAGCSLVQYQTPNLRPRELPARVEQTGSPCSERSHGWPRDCLLAHVYHEAL, encoded by the exons atgtgctgctggcagctccaagCCCCACCAGGCACATCTCTCCTCCTGGCATTCGGGGATGTGGATCTGGAGCCCTCCGAGCACTGTGCCCTCAGCTCCTTGCTGCTCACTGACCCCCAGACCGGCACTGCCTACG ggcCCTACTGCAGGAACTCCGTCCCTTCTGCCCCACTCCTGGTGACAAACTCCAGCACTGTGACCATCCTGTTCAACAGCACCAGCCATCGTTCAGGACGAGGCCTCCTCCTGTCCTATGCCACCTCGCAGCACCCAG ACCTGGTCTCCTGCTTGGTTCGAGGCACCCACTACACCCAGGAGCATGTCAG ctccagcaggatggggagcagagcag gctgcaaGGACATCCATGGGGACATCTGGGGCAACCCAAGCCAGGGCTACCGGGAT ACATCAGTGCTATGCAAGGCAGCCGTGCATGCCGGGGTGATTGCAGATGAGCTGGGCGGGCAGGTCACCCTGTCCCGGGAGAAAGGGATCACGCTCTATGAGTCGGCCTTTGCCAACGGTCTCCGCTCCAAAAG GGGATCTCTCTCCGAGAAGCGACTCATATTCcacaaag TCTGTGATGATGTGCTGGAGGTGGTGACCTTCAATGCCTCGTCCTGGTGGCACGAGGTGGGCATGCTGGGCCAGGACCAAGACTGGGTGGCTGAACGGGCAGCGCTCAGCACCACCGGCCACTCCTGGGCGGCCGAACCTGACGCCAAGgctgcctggctggagctggaccTGGGCATCCGAAGGAATGTCACAG GCATCATCACAAAGGGCTCCTCCGAGCACCACAACTACTACGTGACATCCTACCAAGTCTCCTCTAGCCGTGACAGGAAGAATTGGAGACCCTACAGAGGCAGCAGTGgccaggaggagaag GTGTTTGAAGGAAATGCTGACAGCCAGGGGGAGGTCTCCAACGCCTTTATCCCCCCCATCGTCGCCCGCTACATCCGTGTCATACCACAGAGCTGGCATCAGCACATAGCCCTGAAGGTGGCCCTGGTGGGCTGCCAGGTGGCACGGGTCCGCACGCCCCGTCCATACG tgcccagtgtccccaaggaGGTCCTTGAACCCACCAGCCACCCAGCCAGCCACACCCCCATACCTGGCATCGCCCTGGACCCGGAGAAGGCAG ACTCCACACTGCTGGTGATGCTGCTCATTGGTGGTTTTGTGCtcttctgctcctgcctcctgctcctggctttcCTCTGCCACAGGAAGAG GAAGTCAGCAGCGGAGCTGAACTGTGGGATCACAAAAG ggtACCCCAAGCTGGAGTCGAGCCAggtctgctccctgcagagcctgtcagcctccagcctggcttccTTCCCCACGGCCGCCATGCCAGGGGACCTCAGCCGGACTCATTCGCCAG AGTACGCTGAGCCAGACCTGGTGCAGGTGAGCCCCTGCAGCCAGACAGGTGCCTCCACCTTCAAGCCAGTCCTGGAAGAGGGCTATACTCTGCCGCTGGTCGTGAGCCACTACGACGTCCCAGGAAAGCATCATGAATATGCAGAGCCACTGCCGCCAGAGCCTGAATACGCCATGCCATTCAGTGAGCCGGAGCCTGCTGGGATGCACCACAGCACTTGCAGCATCACAGGGCCTGCTGGGTGCTCCCTGGTGCAGTACCAGACCCCTAACCTGCGACCCAGGGAGCTACCAGCTAGGGTGGAGCAGACTGGCAGCCCCTGTTCTGAGAGGTCCCACGGGTGGCCTAGGGACTGTCTTCTTGCACATGTGTACCATGAAGCCTTGTGA
- the LOC130262235 gene encoding discoidin, CUB and LCCL domain-containing protein 1-like isoform X3: MRAGGRAAPGAMALALVRRCLLLGPLGLRSTGAQDGNGCGHTLLTPHSGTLSSKNYPGTYPNHTMCCWQLQAPPGTSLLLAFGDVDLEPSEHCALSSLLLTDPQTGTAYGPYCRNSVPSAPLLVTNSSTVTILFNSTSHRSGRGLLLSYATSQHPDLVSCLVRGTHYTQEHVSVYCPAGCKDIHGDIWGNPSQGYRDTSVLCKAAVHAGVIADELGGQVTLSREKGITLYESAFANGLRSKRGSLSEKRLIFHKVCDDVLEVVTFNASSWWHEVGMLGQDQDWVAERAALSTTGHSWAAEPDAKAAWLELDLGIRRNVTGIITKGSSEHHNYYVTSYQVSSSRDRKNWRPYRGSSGQEEKVFEGNADSQGEVSNAFIPPIVARYIRVIPQSWHQHIALKVALVGCQVARVRTPRPYVPSVPKEVLEPTSHPASHTPIPGIALDPEKADSTLLVMLLIGGFVLFCSCLLLLAFLCHRKRKSAAELNCGITKGYPKLESSQVCSLQSLSASSLASFPTAAMPGDLSRTHSPEYAEPDLVQVSPCSQTGASTFKPVLEEGYTLPLVVSHYDVPGKHHEYAEPLPPEPEYAMPFSEPEPAGMHHSTCSITGPAGCSLVQYQTPNLRPRELPARVEQTGSPCSERSHGWPRDCLLAHVYHEAL; the protein is encoded by the exons GAAATGGCTGTGGCCACACGCTGCTGACACCCCACAGTGGCACCCTGAGCTCCAAGAACTACCCGGGCACGTATCCCAACCACAccatgtgctgctggcagctccaagCCCCACCAGGCACATCTCTCCTCCTGGCATTCGGGGATGTGGATCTGGAGCCCTCCGAGCACTGTGCCCTCAGCTCCTTGCTGCTCACTGACCCCCAGACCGGCACTGCCTACG ggcCCTACTGCAGGAACTCCGTCCCTTCTGCCCCACTCCTGGTGACAAACTCCAGCACTGTGACCATCCTGTTCAACAGCACCAGCCATCGTTCAGGACGAGGCCTCCTCCTGTCCTATGCCACCTCGCAGCACCCAG ACCTGGTCTCCTGCTTGGTTCGAGGCACCCACTACACCCAGGAGCATGTCAG TGTGTactgccctgcaggctgcaaGGACATCCATGGGGACATCTGGGGCAACCCAAGCCAGGGCTACCGGGAT ACATCAGTGCTATGCAAGGCAGCCGTGCATGCCGGGGTGATTGCAGATGAGCTGGGCGGGCAGGTCACCCTGTCCCGGGAGAAAGGGATCACGCTCTATGAGTCGGCCTTTGCCAACGGTCTCCGCTCCAAAAG GGGATCTCTCTCCGAGAAGCGACTCATATTCcacaaag TCTGTGATGATGTGCTGGAGGTGGTGACCTTCAATGCCTCGTCCTGGTGGCACGAGGTGGGCATGCTGGGCCAGGACCAAGACTGGGTGGCTGAACGGGCAGCGCTCAGCACCACCGGCCACTCCTGGGCGGCCGAACCTGACGCCAAGgctgcctggctggagctggaccTGGGCATCCGAAGGAATGTCACAG GCATCATCACAAAGGGCTCCTCCGAGCACCACAACTACTACGTGACATCCTACCAAGTCTCCTCTAGCCGTGACAGGAAGAATTGGAGACCCTACAGAGGCAGCAGTGgccaggaggagaag GTGTTTGAAGGAAATGCTGACAGCCAGGGGGAGGTCTCCAACGCCTTTATCCCCCCCATCGTCGCCCGCTACATCCGTGTCATACCACAGAGCTGGCATCAGCACATAGCCCTGAAGGTGGCCCTGGTGGGCTGCCAGGTGGCACGGGTCCGCACGCCCCGTCCATACG tgcccagtgtccccaaggaGGTCCTTGAACCCACCAGCCACCCAGCCAGCCACACCCCCATACCTGGCATCGCCCTGGACCCGGAGAAGGCAG ACTCCACACTGCTGGTGATGCTGCTCATTGGTGGTTTTGTGCtcttctgctcctgcctcctgctcctggctttcCTCTGCCACAGGAAGAG GAAGTCAGCAGCGGAGCTGAACTGTGGGATCACAAAAG ggtACCCCAAGCTGGAGTCGAGCCAggtctgctccctgcagagcctgtcagcctccagcctggcttccTTCCCCACGGCCGCCATGCCAGGGGACCTCAGCCGGACTCATTCGCCAG AGTACGCTGAGCCAGACCTGGTGCAGGTGAGCCCCTGCAGCCAGACAGGTGCCTCCACCTTCAAGCCAGTCCTGGAAGAGGGCTATACTCTGCCGCTGGTCGTGAGCCACTACGACGTCCCAGGAAAGCATCATGAATATGCAGAGCCACTGCCGCCAGAGCCTGAATACGCCATGCCATTCAGTGAGCCGGAGCCTGCTGGGATGCACCACAGCACTTGCAGCATCACAGGGCCTGCTGGGTGCTCCCTGGTGCAGTACCAGACCCCTAACCTGCGACCCAGGGAGCTACCAGCTAGGGTGGAGCAGACTGGCAGCCCCTGTTCTGAGAGGTCCCACGGGTGGCCTAGGGACTGTCTTCTTGCACATGTGTACCATGAAGCCTTGTGA
- the LOC130262235 gene encoding discoidin, CUB and LCCL domain-containing protein 1-like isoform X5 yields the protein MRAGGRAAPGAMALALVRRCLLLGPLGLRSTGAQDGNGCGHTLLTPHSGTLSSKNYPGTYPNHTMCCWQLQAPPGTSLLLAFGDVDLEPSEHCALSSLLLTDPQTGTAYGPYCRNSVPSAPLLVTNSSTVTILFNSTSHRSGRGLLLSYATSQHPDLVSCLVRGTHYTQEHVSVYCPAGCKDIHGDIWGNPSQGYRDTSVLCKAAVHAGVIADELGGQVTLSREKGITLYESAFANGLRSKRGSLSEKRLIFHKVCDDVLEVVTFNASSWWHEVGMLGQDQDWVAERAALSTTGHSWAAEPDAKAAWLELDLGIRRNVTGIITKGSSEHHNYYVTSYQVSSSRDRKNWRPYRGSSGQEEKVFEGNADSQGEVSNAFIPPIVARYIRVIPQSWHQHIALKVALVGCQVARVRTPRPYVPSVPKEVLEPTSHPASHTPIPGIALDPEKAVAAGGLLALMGTKGWDEGPGGLTLPSLARLHTAGDAAHWWFCALLLLPPAPGFPLPQEEEVSSGAELWDHKRVPQAGVEPGLLPAEPVSLQPGFLPHGRHARGPQPDSFARVR from the exons GAAATGGCTGTGGCCACACGCTGCTGACACCCCACAGTGGCACCCTGAGCTCCAAGAACTACCCGGGCACGTATCCCAACCACAccatgtgctgctggcagctccaagCCCCACCAGGCACATCTCTCCTCCTGGCATTCGGGGATGTGGATCTGGAGCCCTCCGAGCACTGTGCCCTCAGCTCCTTGCTGCTCACTGACCCCCAGACCGGCACTGCCTACG ggcCCTACTGCAGGAACTCCGTCCCTTCTGCCCCACTCCTGGTGACAAACTCCAGCACTGTGACCATCCTGTTCAACAGCACCAGCCATCGTTCAGGACGAGGCCTCCTCCTGTCCTATGCCACCTCGCAGCACCCAG ACCTGGTCTCCTGCTTGGTTCGAGGCACCCACTACACCCAGGAGCATGTCAG TGTGTactgccctgcaggctgcaaGGACATCCATGGGGACATCTGGGGCAACCCAAGCCAGGGCTACCGGGAT ACATCAGTGCTATGCAAGGCAGCCGTGCATGCCGGGGTGATTGCAGATGAGCTGGGCGGGCAGGTCACCCTGTCCCGGGAGAAAGGGATCACGCTCTATGAGTCGGCCTTTGCCAACGGTCTCCGCTCCAAAAG GGGATCTCTCTCCGAGAAGCGACTCATATTCcacaaag TCTGTGATGATGTGCTGGAGGTGGTGACCTTCAATGCCTCGTCCTGGTGGCACGAGGTGGGCATGCTGGGCCAGGACCAAGACTGGGTGGCTGAACGGGCAGCGCTCAGCACCACCGGCCACTCCTGGGCGGCCGAACCTGACGCCAAGgctgcctggctggagctggaccTGGGCATCCGAAGGAATGTCACAG GCATCATCACAAAGGGCTCCTCCGAGCACCACAACTACTACGTGACATCCTACCAAGTCTCCTCTAGCCGTGACAGGAAGAATTGGAGACCCTACAGAGGCAGCAGTGgccaggaggagaag GTGTTTGAAGGAAATGCTGACAGCCAGGGGGAGGTCTCCAACGCCTTTATCCCCCCCATCGTCGCCCGCTACATCCGTGTCATACCACAGAGCTGGCATCAGCACATAGCCCTGAAGGTGGCCCTGGTGGGCTGCCAGGTGGCACGGGTCCGCACGCCCCGTCCATACG tgcccagtgtccccaaggaGGTCCTTGAACCCACCAGCCACCCAGCCAGCCACACCCCCATACCTGGCATCGCCCTGGACCCGGAGAAGGCAG TGGCCGCAGGTGGGCTTCTGGCACTCATGGGTACAAAGGGGTGGGATGAGGGCCCAGGGGGGCTGACACTGCCCTCCCTCGCCAGACTCCACACTGCTGGTGATGCTGCTCATTGGTGGTTTTGTGCtcttctgctcctgcctcctgctcctggctttcCTCTGCCACAGGAAGAG GAAGTCAGCAGCGGAGCTGAACTGTGGGATCACAAAAG ggtACCCCAAGCTGGAGTCGAGCCAggtctgctccctgcagagcctgtcagcctccagcctggcttccTTCCCCACGGCCGCCATGCCAGGGGACCTCAGCCGGACTCATTCGCCAG AGTACGCTGA
- the TAF12 gene encoding transcription initiation factor TFIID subunit 12 produces MNQFGPSTLINLSNFSSIKPEPASTPPQSSMANSTTVAKMPGTPSGGGRLSPESNQVLTKKKLQDLVREVDPNEQLDEDVEEMLLQIADDFIESVVTAACQLARHRKSNTLEVKDVQLHLERQWNMWIPGFGSEEIRPYKKACTTEAHKQRMALIRKTTKK; encoded by the exons ATGAACCAGTTTGGCCCTTCTACCTTGATCAACCTCTCCAACTTCTCCTCAATCAAGCCAGAACCAGCCAGCACGCCCCCCCAGAGTTCCATGGCCAACAGCACTACTGTGGCAAAGATGCCAGGAACACCCAGTGGAGGAGGGCGACTCAGTCCTGAAAGCAACCAG GTTTTAACCAAGAAGAAATTGCAGGACCTGGTGCGTGAGGTGGATCCAAACGAGCAGCTGGATGAAGATGTGGAAGAA ATGCTGCTACAGATTGCTGATGACTTCATTGAGAGTGTGGTGACAGCTGCCTGTCAGCTAGCGCGGCACCGCAAGTCCAACACCCTGGAAGTGAAAGATGTCCAGTTGCACCTCG AGCGCCAGTGGAACATGTGGATCCCGGGCTTTGGTTCTGAAGAAATCAGGCCCTACAAAAAAGCCTGCACTACAGAAGCTCACAAACAG AGAATGGCACTGATCCGCAAAACTACCAAGAAATAG
- the LOC130262235 gene encoding discoidin, CUB and LCCL domain-containing protein 1-like isoform X1 codes for MLGSFSLFPGYSLMPKGREPRKKPLLWWVWHHPGKEAMGMQLPKVILMVKAAIRESWELPSAVQLRNGCGHTLLTPHSGTLSSKNYPGTYPNHTMCCWQLQAPPGTSLLLAFGDVDLEPSEHCALSSLLLTDPQTGTAYGPYCRNSVPSAPLLVTNSSTVTILFNSTSHRSGRGLLLSYATSQHPDLVSCLVRGTHYTQEHVSSSRMGSRAGCKDIHGDIWGNPSQGYRDTSVLCKAAVHAGVIADELGGQVTLSREKGITLYESAFANGLRSKRGSLSEKRLIFHKVCDDVLEVVTFNASSWWHEVGMLGQDQDWVAERAALSTTGHSWAAEPDAKAAWLELDLGIRRNVTGIITKGSSEHHNYYVTSYQVSSSRDRKNWRPYRGSSGQEEKVFEGNADSQGEVSNAFIPPIVARYIRVIPQSWHQHIALKVALVGCQVARVRTPRPYVPSVPKEVLEPTSHPASHTPIPGIALDPEKADSTLLVMLLIGGFVLFCSCLLLLAFLCHRKRKSAAELNCGITKGYPKLESSQVCSLQSLSASSLASFPTAAMPGDLSRTHSPEYAEPDLVQVSPCSQTGASTFKPVLEEGYTLPLVVSHYDVPGKHHEYAEPLPPEPEYAMPFSEPEPAGMHHSTCSITGPAGCSLVQYQTPNLRPRELPARVEQTGSPCSERSHGWPRDCLLAHVYHEAL; via the exons ATGTTGGGTTCTTTCAGCTTATTTCCAGGATATTCCCTCATGCCCAAAGGCAGAGAACCCAGAAAAAAGCCCCTTTTGTGGTGGGTCTGGCATCACCCTGGGAAGGAGGCAATGGGGATGCAGCTGCCCAAGGTTATCCTCATGGTGAAGGCTGCAATCAGGGAgtcctgggagctgcccagTGCTGTACAGCTCC GAAATGGCTGTGGCCACACGCTGCTGACACCCCACAGTGGCACCCTGAGCTCCAAGAACTACCCGGGCACGTATCCCAACCACAccatgtgctgctggcagctccaagCCCCACCAGGCACATCTCTCCTCCTGGCATTCGGGGATGTGGATCTGGAGCCCTCCGAGCACTGTGCCCTCAGCTCCTTGCTGCTCACTGACCCCCAGACCGGCACTGCCTACG ggcCCTACTGCAGGAACTCCGTCCCTTCTGCCCCACTCCTGGTGACAAACTCCAGCACTGTGACCATCCTGTTCAACAGCACCAGCCATCGTTCAGGACGAGGCCTCCTCCTGTCCTATGCCACCTCGCAGCACCCAG ACCTGGTCTCCTGCTTGGTTCGAGGCACCCACTACACCCAGGAGCATGTCAG ctccagcaggatggggagcagagcag gctgcaaGGACATCCATGGGGACATCTGGGGCAACCCAAGCCAGGGCTACCGGGAT ACATCAGTGCTATGCAAGGCAGCCGTGCATGCCGGGGTGATTGCAGATGAGCTGGGCGGGCAGGTCACCCTGTCCCGGGAGAAAGGGATCACGCTCTATGAGTCGGCCTTTGCCAACGGTCTCCGCTCCAAAAG GGGATCTCTCTCCGAGAAGCGACTCATATTCcacaaag TCTGTGATGATGTGCTGGAGGTGGTGACCTTCAATGCCTCGTCCTGGTGGCACGAGGTGGGCATGCTGGGCCAGGACCAAGACTGGGTGGCTGAACGGGCAGCGCTCAGCACCACCGGCCACTCCTGGGCGGCCGAACCTGACGCCAAGgctgcctggctggagctggaccTGGGCATCCGAAGGAATGTCACAG GCATCATCACAAAGGGCTCCTCCGAGCACCACAACTACTACGTGACATCCTACCAAGTCTCCTCTAGCCGTGACAGGAAGAATTGGAGACCCTACAGAGGCAGCAGTGgccaggaggagaag GTGTTTGAAGGAAATGCTGACAGCCAGGGGGAGGTCTCCAACGCCTTTATCCCCCCCATCGTCGCCCGCTACATCCGTGTCATACCACAGAGCTGGCATCAGCACATAGCCCTGAAGGTGGCCCTGGTGGGCTGCCAGGTGGCACGGGTCCGCACGCCCCGTCCATACG tgcccagtgtccccaaggaGGTCCTTGAACCCACCAGCCACCCAGCCAGCCACACCCCCATACCTGGCATCGCCCTGGACCCGGAGAAGGCAG ACTCCACACTGCTGGTGATGCTGCTCATTGGTGGTTTTGTGCtcttctgctcctgcctcctgctcctggctttcCTCTGCCACAGGAAGAG GAAGTCAGCAGCGGAGCTGAACTGTGGGATCACAAAAG ggtACCCCAAGCTGGAGTCGAGCCAggtctgctccctgcagagcctgtcagcctccagcctggcttccTTCCCCACGGCCGCCATGCCAGGGGACCTCAGCCGGACTCATTCGCCAG AGTACGCTGAGCCAGACCTGGTGCAGGTGAGCCCCTGCAGCCAGACAGGTGCCTCCACCTTCAAGCCAGTCCTGGAAGAGGGCTATACTCTGCCGCTGGTCGTGAGCCACTACGACGTCCCAGGAAAGCATCATGAATATGCAGAGCCACTGCCGCCAGAGCCTGAATACGCCATGCCATTCAGTGAGCCGGAGCCTGCTGGGATGCACCACAGCACTTGCAGCATCACAGGGCCTGCTGGGTGCTCCCTGGTGCAGTACCAGACCCCTAACCTGCGACCCAGGGAGCTACCAGCTAGGGTGGAGCAGACTGGCAGCCCCTGTTCTGAGAGGTCCCACGGGTGGCCTAGGGACTGTCTTCTTGCACATGTGTACCATGAAGCCTTGTGA
- the RAB42 gene encoding LOW QUALITY PROTEIN: ras-related protein Rab-42 (The sequence of the model RefSeq protein was modified relative to this genomic sequence to represent the inferred CDS: inserted 2 bases in 1 codon), with amino-acid sequence METVRDSPQDPNPEGPFQLRIIVLGDAAVGKSSLLRCFADGAGGVLMGQPXPGPTIVVKFYSQTILMLPTGRAKLQLWDMAGQEQFRSVTRSFYQSAAGVLLVFDLTNRASFEHITKWHREAARDRPPAFVLVGHKCDLVAERTVSAEETRHLAATPGMAFVETSACSNLNVELAFQTLAGGIQQALGQGILAPHQGCDGIRLIPNQSHW; translated from the exons ATGGAGACAGTGAGAGATTCCCCCCAGGATCCCAACCCCGAGGGACCCTTCCAGCTCCGCATCATCGTGCTGGGGGACGCTGCTGTGGGCAAGTCCTCGCTGCTGCGCTGCTTTGCTGACGGGGCGGGTGGGGTCCTGATGGGGCAGCC CCCTGGCCCCACCATTGTCGTCAAGTTCTACAGCCAGACTATCCTGATGCTGCCCACTGGCAGGGCCAAGTTGCAGCTCTGGGACATGGCTGGCCAGGAACAGTTCAG ATCCGTCACCAGGTCCTTCTACCAGAGTGCGGCgggggtgctgctggtgttCGACCTCACCAACCGGGCGTCCTTCGAGCACATCACCAAGTGGCACCGTGAGGCTGCAAGGGACCGGCCACCCGCCTTTGTCCTGGTGGGACACAAGTGTGACCTGGTGGCCGAGCGAACCGTGTCAGCAGAGGAAACCAGGCACCTCGCTGCCACCCCAGGCATGGCCTTTGTAGAGACCTCAGCCTGCAGCAACCTCAACGTGGAGCTGGCTTTCCAAACGCTGGCTGGGGGTATCCAGCAGGCACTGGGCCAGGGGATCCTTGCCCCACACCAGGGATGTGATGGCATCAGGCTCATCCCCAACCAGAGTCACTGGTAa
- the LOC130262235 gene encoding discoidin, CUB and LCCL domain-containing protein 1-like isoform X2: MLGSFSLFPGYSLMPKGREPRKKPLLWWVWHHPGKEAMGMQLPKVILMVKAAIRESWELPSAVQLRNGCGHTLLTPHSGTLSSKNYPGTYPNHTMCCWQLQAPPGTSLLLAFGDVDLEPSEHCALSSLLLTDPQTGTAYGPYCRNSVPSAPLLVTNSSTVTILFNSTSHRSGRGLLLSYATSQHPDLVSCLVRGTHYTQEHVSVYCPAGCKDIHGDIWGNPSQGYRDTSVLCKAAVHAGVIADELGGQVTLSREKGITLYESAFANGLRSKRGSLSEKRLIFHKVCDDVLEVVTFNASSWWHEVGMLGQDQDWVAERAALSTTGHSWAAEPDAKAAWLELDLGIRRNVTGIITKGSSEHHNYYVTSYQVSSSRDRKNWRPYRGSSGQEEKVFEGNADSQGEVSNAFIPPIVARYIRVIPQSWHQHIALKVALVGCQVARVRTPRPYVPSVPKEVLEPTSHPASHTPIPGIALDPEKADSTLLVMLLIGGFVLFCSCLLLLAFLCHRKRKSAAELNCGITKGYPKLESSQVCSLQSLSASSLASFPTAAMPGDLSRTHSPEYAEPDLVQVSPCSQTGASTFKPVLEEGYTLPLVVSHYDVPGKHHEYAEPLPPEPEYAMPFSEPEPAGMHHSTCSITGPAGCSLVQYQTPNLRPRELPARVEQTGSPCSERSHGWPRDCLLAHVYHEAL; the protein is encoded by the exons ATGTTGGGTTCTTTCAGCTTATTTCCAGGATATTCCCTCATGCCCAAAGGCAGAGAACCCAGAAAAAAGCCCCTTTTGTGGTGGGTCTGGCATCACCCTGGGAAGGAGGCAATGGGGATGCAGCTGCCCAAGGTTATCCTCATGGTGAAGGCTGCAATCAGGGAgtcctgggagctgcccagTGCTGTACAGCTCC GAAATGGCTGTGGCCACACGCTGCTGACACCCCACAGTGGCACCCTGAGCTCCAAGAACTACCCGGGCACGTATCCCAACCACAccatgtgctgctggcagctccaagCCCCACCAGGCACATCTCTCCTCCTGGCATTCGGGGATGTGGATCTGGAGCCCTCCGAGCACTGTGCCCTCAGCTCCTTGCTGCTCACTGACCCCCAGACCGGCACTGCCTACG ggcCCTACTGCAGGAACTCCGTCCCTTCTGCCCCACTCCTGGTGACAAACTCCAGCACTGTGACCATCCTGTTCAACAGCACCAGCCATCGTTCAGGACGAGGCCTCCTCCTGTCCTATGCCACCTCGCAGCACCCAG ACCTGGTCTCCTGCTTGGTTCGAGGCACCCACTACACCCAGGAGCATGTCAG TGTGTactgccctgcaggctgcaaGGACATCCATGGGGACATCTGGGGCAACCCAAGCCAGGGCTACCGGGAT ACATCAGTGCTATGCAAGGCAGCCGTGCATGCCGGGGTGATTGCAGATGAGCTGGGCGGGCAGGTCACCCTGTCCCGGGAGAAAGGGATCACGCTCTATGAGTCGGCCTTTGCCAACGGTCTCCGCTCCAAAAG GGGATCTCTCTCCGAGAAGCGACTCATATTCcacaaag TCTGTGATGATGTGCTGGAGGTGGTGACCTTCAATGCCTCGTCCTGGTGGCACGAGGTGGGCATGCTGGGCCAGGACCAAGACTGGGTGGCTGAACGGGCAGCGCTCAGCACCACCGGCCACTCCTGGGCGGCCGAACCTGACGCCAAGgctgcctggctggagctggaccTGGGCATCCGAAGGAATGTCACAG GCATCATCACAAAGGGCTCCTCCGAGCACCACAACTACTACGTGACATCCTACCAAGTCTCCTCTAGCCGTGACAGGAAGAATTGGAGACCCTACAGAGGCAGCAGTGgccaggaggagaag GTGTTTGAAGGAAATGCTGACAGCCAGGGGGAGGTCTCCAACGCCTTTATCCCCCCCATCGTCGCCCGCTACATCCGTGTCATACCACAGAGCTGGCATCAGCACATAGCCCTGAAGGTGGCCCTGGTGGGCTGCCAGGTGGCACGGGTCCGCACGCCCCGTCCATACG tgcccagtgtccccaaggaGGTCCTTGAACCCACCAGCCACCCAGCCAGCCACACCCCCATACCTGGCATCGCCCTGGACCCGGAGAAGGCAG ACTCCACACTGCTGGTGATGCTGCTCATTGGTGGTTTTGTGCtcttctgctcctgcctcctgctcctggctttcCTCTGCCACAGGAAGAG GAAGTCAGCAGCGGAGCTGAACTGTGGGATCACAAAAG ggtACCCCAAGCTGGAGTCGAGCCAggtctgctccctgcagagcctgtcagcctccagcctggcttccTTCCCCACGGCCGCCATGCCAGGGGACCTCAGCCGGACTCATTCGCCAG AGTACGCTGAGCCAGACCTGGTGCAGGTGAGCCCCTGCAGCCAGACAGGTGCCTCCACCTTCAAGCCAGTCCTGGAAGAGGGCTATACTCTGCCGCTGGTCGTGAGCCACTACGACGTCCCAGGAAAGCATCATGAATATGCAGAGCCACTGCCGCCAGAGCCTGAATACGCCATGCCATTCAGTGAGCCGGAGCCTGCTGGGATGCACCACAGCACTTGCAGCATCACAGGGCCTGCTGGGTGCTCCCTGGTGCAGTACCAGACCCCTAACCTGCGACCCAGGGAGCTACCAGCTAGGGTGGAGCAGACTGGCAGCCCCTGTTCTGAGAGGTCCCACGGGTGGCCTAGGGACTGTCTTCTTGCACATGTGTACCATGAAGCCTTGTGA